In the Thermoanaerobaculia bacterium genome, one interval contains:
- a CDS encoding M13 family metallopeptidase has protein sequence MSDSPRLSIVRTALISALAFPAFLLPAGRAGAITPADMDPAASPCRDFYTYADGGWLKNNPIPPSFSRWGTFTVLADHNREVLKSILEEAAAGKAPEGSDERKIGDFYAACMDETRVESEGAKPIAPELGRIEKIADRRGLEAEIARLHEQGVNVLFAFGSQQDRKNSEEVIAGAFQGGLGLPDRDYYVKDDEKTKTIREQYVAHVGKMLSLLGDDPAKAAEEAKTVLAIETRLAKASMTRVERRDPDATYHRMTVAQLDEITPGFEWKAYLRDVDAPPSAVNVGQPEFFKALNRDLDEVPLADWKTYLRWHLVANAAPTLSSKFVQEDFDFNGHVLNGTTEILPRWKRCVAATDGELGFALGRKYVEKTFPPESKARADELVRNLIAALRDDLATLPWMGDATRKAAIEKLAAFTPKIGYPDEWRDYSAYRVGRESYAANVSAGDAFEFHRQLNKIGKPVDRKEWGMTPPTVNAYYNPAKNEIVFPAGILQPPFFDGKADDAVNYGAIGAVIGHEMTHGFDDQGRKFDAHGNLRDWWSAEDAKNYGERAACVEKQFDGYVVQEGIHENGKLVLGESIADLGGLKIAWRAYQKSLEGKPAPAPIDGLSADQRFFLSYARVWAENDRPESERIQVVTNPHPLDRFRAIAAPSNMPEFEKAFGCKSGEPMVRADRCAIW, from the coding sequence ATGTCCGATTCCCCACGCCTTTCGATCGTGCGCACGGCCCTGATTTCGGCGCTGGCATTTCCCGCTTTTCTGCTCCCGGCGGGAAGAGCGGGGGCGATCACCCCCGCCGACATGGATCCGGCCGCGAGCCCCTGTCGCGACTTCTACACGTATGCCGACGGGGGCTGGCTGAAGAACAATCCGATCCCGCCCTCGTTCTCCCGCTGGGGGACCTTCACGGTTCTCGCGGACCACAACCGCGAGGTGCTGAAGTCGATCCTGGAAGAGGCGGCGGCCGGGAAGGCGCCGGAAGGTTCCGACGAGCGGAAGATCGGCGACTTCTACGCGGCGTGCATGGACGAGACGCGGGTCGAGTCCGAAGGGGCGAAGCCGATCGCTCCCGAGCTCGGGCGGATCGAGAAGATCGCCGACCGCCGGGGCCTCGAGGCGGAGATCGCGCGCCTCCACGAGCAGGGCGTCAACGTCCTCTTCGCCTTCGGATCGCAGCAGGATCGGAAGAACAGCGAGGAAGTGATCGCCGGCGCGTTCCAGGGGGGACTCGGCCTGCCCGACCGCGATTACTACGTCAAGGACGACGAGAAGACGAAGACGATCCGGGAACAGTACGTCGCCCACGTCGGGAAGATGCTGTCTCTCCTGGGCGACGATCCGGCGAAGGCGGCCGAGGAGGCGAAGACGGTCCTCGCGATCGAGACCCGCCTCGCGAAGGCGTCGATGACCCGGGTCGAGCGACGCGACCCGGATGCGACCTATCACCGGATGACCGTCGCGCAGCTCGACGAAATCACTCCCGGATTCGAGTGGAAGGCTTACCTGCGCGACGTCGACGCGCCCCCGTCGGCCGTCAACGTCGGGCAGCCCGAGTTCTTCAAGGCGCTGAACCGGGATCTCGACGAAGTTCCCCTCGCGGATTGGAAGACCTATCTCCGCTGGCATCTCGTCGCGAACGCCGCGCCGACCCTCTCGTCGAAGTTCGTCCAGGAGGACTTCGATTTCAACGGTCACGTGCTGAACGGCACGACGGAGATCCTCCCGCGGTGGAAGCGCTGCGTCGCGGCGACCGACGGCGAGCTCGGCTTCGCGCTCGGCAGGAAGTACGTCGAGAAGACCTTCCCGCCCGAGTCCAAGGCGCGGGCCGACGAGCTGGTGAGGAACCTCATCGCGGCGCTGCGCGACGACCTCGCGACGCTGCCCTGGATGGGAGACGCCACGCGCAAGGCGGCGATCGAGAAGCTGGCCGCGTTCACGCCGAAGATCGGCTACCCCGACGAATGGCGCGACTACTCGGCCTATCGAGTCGGCCGGGAGAGCTACGCCGCCAACGTGTCGGCGGGGGACGCGTTCGAGTTCCACCGTCAGTTGAACAAGATCGGCAAGCCCGTCGACCGCAAGGAATGGGGGATGACCCCCCCGACCGTGAACGCGTACTACAACCCGGCGAAGAACGAGATCGTCTTTCCGGCCGGTATCCTTCAGCCGCCTTTCTTCGACGGCAAGGCGGACGACGCCGTGAACTACGGGGCGATCGGCGCGGTGATCGGACACGAGATGACGCACGGGTTCGACGACCAGGGGCGGAAGTTCGACGCGCACGGCAATCTGCGGGACTGGTGGTCGGCCGAGGATGCGAAGAACTACGGAGAGCGCGCCGCCTGCGTCGAAAAGCAGTTCGACGGCTACGTCGTCCAGGAGGGGATCCACGAAAACGGGAAGCTCGTGCTCGGGGAGAGCATCGCCGATCTGGGAGGATTGAAGATCGCCTGGCGCGCGTACCAGAAGAGCCTCGAAGGGAAGCCCGCGCCGGCGCCCATCGACGGTCTCTCGGCCGACCAGCGCTTCTTTCTCTCGTATGCGCGCGTCTGGGCGGAGAACGACCGTCCGGAGTCCGAACGCATCCAGGTGGTGACGAATCCCCACCCGCTCGACCGCTTCCGCGCGATTGCGGCGCCATCGAACATGCCGGAATTCGAGAAGGCGTTCGGGTGCAAGAGCGGGGAGCCGATGGTCAGAGCCGATCGCTGCGCGATCTGGTGA
- a CDS encoding PilZ domain-containing protein — protein MVLSGRRSARRIAGEGFTARVEGVEGPVTVVNLSRMGIALETEEPLEAGQRCSLELSGPAGVEHVDFYVVRCEQRGADGRATFLTAGLFVEKLRRRDLPKVVHQAFG, from the coding sequence ATGGTCCTATCGGGCCGCCGTTCCGCCCGGCGGATTGCGGGTGAAGGCTTCACCGCGCGCGTCGAGGGCGTGGAGGGACCGGTCACCGTCGTGAATCTTTCTCGAATGGGTATCGCGCTCGAAACCGAGGAGCCGCTCGAAGCGGGTCAGCGGTGCTCTCTCGAGCTCAGCGGTCCGGCGGGCGTCGAGCACGTGGATTTCTACGTCGTGCGGTGCGAGCAGCGCGGCGCCGACGGACGAGCCACGTTCCTGACGGCGGGGCTGTTCGTGGAGAAGCTGAGGCGGCGGGATCTGCCGAAGGTCGTACACCAGGCGTTCGGCTAG
- a CDS encoding polyphenol oxidase family protein yields the protein MDLWSDRRGETIAAFSRRGEAPPETPSATAHLARRLAAALGRPALPIARATQVHGKGVLAVREPIPAGETRLVGEGDVLVTTRSDVALVVQTADCVPILLQASAGVAAIHAGWRGTAVRAAAEGVRALARECGEAPSAFRAVLGPAIGACCYEVGGEVAATFAGAFVRRECGGKFRLDLKSANRAQLEEEGILPGRIEVLPFCTHCGGAELASFRRDGPGAGRMIGLVARVSA from the coding sequence GTGGATCTCTGGAGCGACCGGCGAGGCGAGACGATCGCGGCCTTCTCCCGGCGCGGGGAAGCGCCCCCGGAGACGCCGTCGGCGACGGCCCATCTCGCGCGGCGCCTGGCGGCGGCGCTCGGCCGGCCCGCCCTCCCGATCGCGCGGGCGACCCAGGTCCACGGGAAGGGCGTGCTCGCGGTCCGGGAGCCGATCCCCGCCGGGGAGACCCGGCTCGTCGGAGAAGGCGACGTCCTCGTCACGACTCGATCCGACGTCGCTCTCGTCGTCCAGACGGCCGACTGCGTTCCGATCCTGCTCCAGGCCTCGGCGGGAGTCGCCGCGATCCACGCGGGGTGGCGCGGAACCGCCGTCCGCGCCGCCGCGGAAGGGGTTCGCGCACTCGCCCGCGAATGCGGCGAGGCGCCCTCCGCGTTTCGCGCCGTGCTCGGGCCGGCGATCGGCGCGTGCTGCTACGAGGTCGGCGGAGAAGTCGCGGCGACGTTCGCCGGCGCCTTCGTCCGCCGCGAGTGCGGCGGGAAGTTCCGCCTGGATCTCAAGAGCGCCAACCGGGCCCAGCTCGAAGAGGAGGGCATCCTTCCCGGCCGGATCGAGGTCCTCCCATTCTGCACCCATTGCGGCGGCGCCGAGCTCGCCTCGTTCCGCCGCGACGGGCCCGGCGCCGGAAGGATGATCGGACTCGTCGCCCGCGTCTCCGCCTGA
- a CDS encoding cache domain-containing protein — protein MKRMRRMVVVGLVAGAAAAAHGASVRYGTEAEARALLDKAVALYRKEGAAAIEAIGKPAGPFVQRDLYVVVIGPDKKIAADAAEPELVGSEIATLRDPLGKPWALLLQKQATEDGVVVDYEAKNPQTGKVEDKSAVGVRVGDWVFSCGYYLPPPKPAEKAASEAPKPGQENWAGKWTTTDADGSPYTITLDPSGTAQSGRGEGQQGFWIPDAAGARIDWTDGWTDYLVPSSGAFERLAFAPGAPRDEKPESTTPVTREK, from the coding sequence ATGAAACGGATGCGGCGAATGGTCGTCGTCGGGCTGGTCGCCGGAGCGGCCGCGGCGGCGCACGGAGCCTCCGTGCGGTACGGCACCGAAGCGGAGGCGCGGGCGCTCCTCGACAAGGCCGTGGCGCTCTACCGGAAGGAGGGGGCGGCCGCGATCGAGGCGATCGGCAAGCCCGCGGGCCCCTTCGTGCAGCGGGATCTGTACGTCGTCGTGATCGGGCCCGACAAGAAGATCGCGGCGGATGCCGCGGAACCGGAGCTCGTCGGCTCCGAGATCGCCACCCTGCGCGACCCGCTCGGAAAGCCGTGGGCGCTCCTGCTCCAGAAGCAGGCGACCGAAGACGGGGTCGTGGTCGATTACGAGGCGAAGAATCCCCAGACGGGCAAAGTCGAGGACAAGTCGGCGGTCGGCGTGCGCGTCGGAGACTGGGTGTTCTCCTGCGGTTATTACCTCCCGCCGCCGAAACCGGCCGAGAAAGCCGCCTCGGAGGCGCCCAAGCCGGGCCAGGAGAACTGGGCGGGGAAGTGGACCACGACGGACGCCGACGGCTCGCCCTACACGATCACGCTCGATCCGTCCGGCACCGCGCAGAGCGGCCGCGGCGAGGGGCAGCAGGGGTTCTGGATCCCGGACGCGGCGGGGGCCCGGATCGACTGGACCGACGGGTGGACCGATTACCTGGTGCCGTCGTCGGGCGCATTCGAGCGCCTGGCGTTCGCGCCGGGCGCTCCGCGCGACGAGAAGCCGGAGAGCACGACTCCCGTCACGCGGGAGAAGTGA
- the ftsE gene encoding cell division ATP-binding protein FtsE, which yields MIQVFHLSKEYGRYRHALTDVSFTIHKGEFVFLTGPSGAGKTTLLRLLFRDELPTEGQIIVNGRNIGVLPTSKLPYFRRTVGIVFQDFKLIGRKTVFENLAFVQNILGTPPAEQKRRAYQVLKQVGLHYRMNAYPSELSGGEQQRVAIARALVNEPRLLLADEPTGNLDPALSEEIMHLFAEINLRGTVVVIATHDVELIRRMGKRVLTLDHGRLREDQARPPVALAAREAPFLPA from the coding sequence ATGATCCAGGTGTTCCATCTCTCGAAGGAGTACGGCCGGTACCGGCACGCGCTGACCGATGTCTCCTTCACGATCCACAAGGGGGAGTTCGTGTTCCTGACCGGACCGTCCGGCGCGGGCAAGACGACTCTCCTGCGCCTCCTCTTCCGCGACGAGCTCCCGACGGAGGGTCAGATCATCGTCAACGGGCGGAACATCGGCGTGCTGCCGACCTCGAAGCTGCCGTATTTCCGCCGCACCGTCGGGATCGTCTTCCAGGACTTCAAGCTGATCGGCCGCAAGACGGTCTTCGAGAACCTCGCGTTCGTGCAGAACATCCTCGGGACTCCTCCGGCCGAGCAGAAGCGGCGCGCCTACCAGGTCCTCAAGCAGGTCGGGCTGCACTATCGGATGAACGCCTATCCCTCGGAGCTCTCGGGCGGCGAGCAGCAGCGGGTCGCGATCGCCCGGGCCCTCGTGAACGAGCCGCGGCTCCTTCTCGCCGACGAGCCGACGGGGAACCTCGATCCGGCCCTCTCGGAGGAGATCATGCATCTCTTCGCCGAGATCAATCTCCGCGGCACGGTCGTCGTGATCGCGACGCACGACGTGGAGCTGATCCGGCGCATGGGGAAGCGCGTCCTCACGCTCGACCACGGGCGGCTGCGGGAGGACCAGGCCCGGCCCCCCGTCGCCCTCGCCGCCCGCGAAGCGCCGTTCCTCCCGGCGTGA
- a CDS encoding glycerophosphodiester phosphodiesterase, with protein sequence MRPASASPLRPELDAMGLPPRPWVIGHRGACGESPENTIESFRLAVEQGADMIELDLRLTSDGHLVAVHDLNLRRVAGHTVSVEDTSLNILRHLDVSYHFHRGRKRARIPTLEEVLEAIPPRFPLTLDLKCRRAGRGRYARVLARALAGRGYAIYSSFNWKLLAEVKNAIPEAPVAPMARHRVPGVLRAAEALEASSIHCQFAAVTPRLLRAVAGSGRPVLAYTVDDAARARRLIAAGASGIFTNYPAQMRRALVPGSLRLTSPA encoded by the coding sequence ATGAGACCGGCTTCGGCTTCTCCGCTCCGACCCGAGCTCGACGCGATGGGCCTCCCCCCGCGGCCCTGGGTGATCGGGCACCGCGGCGCGTGCGGCGAGAGCCCGGAGAACACGATCGAGAGCTTCCGGCTCGCCGTCGAGCAGGGGGCCGACATGATCGAGCTCGACCTTCGCCTCACGTCGGACGGGCATCTCGTCGCCGTCCACGACCTGAACCTTCGGCGCGTCGCCGGGCACACGGTCTCGGTCGAAGACACCTCGCTCAACATCCTTCGCCACCTCGACGTCTCCTACCATTTTCACCGGGGACGAAAACGCGCCCGGATTCCCACTCTCGAGGAGGTGCTGGAGGCGATCCCGCCGCGTTTTCCGCTGACGCTCGACCTCAAGTGCCGGAGGGCAGGCCGGGGGCGATACGCGCGAGTCCTCGCGCGGGCCCTCGCCGGACGCGGATACGCGATCTATTCGAGCTTCAACTGGAAGCTTCTCGCGGAGGTGAAGAACGCGATTCCCGAGGCGCCCGTCGCGCCGATGGCGCGGCACCGCGTGCCGGGAGTCCTCCGCGCGGCGGAGGCGCTCGAGGCGTCGAGCATCCATTGCCAGTTCGCGGCCGTGACGCCTCGCCTGCTCCGCGCGGTCGCGGGGAGCGGCCGTCCCGTCCTCGCTTACACGGTCGACGACGCGGCGCGGGCGCGCCGGCTGATCGCCGCGGGGGCTTCCGGGATCTTCACGAACTATCCCGCGCAGATGCGCCGCGCGCTCGTTCCCGGATCGCTCCGGCTCACTTCTCCCGCGTGA
- the gatB gene encoding Asp-tRNA(Asn)/Glu-tRNA(Gln) amidotransferase subunit GatB, whose amino-acid sequence MRVVPVIGLEVHAQLATVSKMFCPCATTFAAEPNSATCPVCLGFPGTLPVVNREAVTLAIRFGLAVGGTIDRRSGFARKNYFYPDLPKGYQITQFDRPVVTGGAIEIETESGIRDIRLVRAHLEEDAGKSLHENPFPDVPDTVTLVEWNRAGVPLLEIVSEPDLRSAAEAMAYLTELRRLLRTLSISEANMEEGNLRCDANVSVRDSESDPLGTRVEIKNMNSIRNVGRAIEHEIERQADRRAAGGRIVQETRLFDAASGETRVMRSKEEAHDYRYFPEPDLGALVIPEAWIAEVRSTLRETPREKRRRFRTIYALSAADAELLSSSRSLAEYFETVAASVAPRLAASWVTGEVLRWMKDQKLSLEETERFSVPPSALAELLEFVASGELSVSAAKVVFEEMARSGRRAPDVVREKGLTRVSDESSLSAAIEAVLRDNPAQVAQYRAGKTATFGWFVGQAMKATGGRADPETLRRLLKERL is encoded by the coding sequence GTGAGGGTCGTTCCGGTCATCGGGCTCGAAGTGCACGCTCAGCTCGCGACCGTGTCGAAGATGTTCTGCCCCTGCGCGACGACCTTCGCCGCCGAGCCCAATTCCGCGACGTGTCCCGTCTGCCTGGGGTTCCCGGGGACGCTTCCGGTCGTCAATCGCGAGGCGGTCACGCTGGCGATCCGATTCGGCCTCGCCGTCGGCGGGACGATCGACCGGCGTTCGGGGTTCGCGCGCAAGAACTACTTCTACCCGGACCTCCCCAAGGGGTACCAGATCACCCAGTTCGACCGACCGGTCGTCACCGGCGGGGCGATCGAGATCGAGACGGAGAGCGGAATCCGCGACATCCGGCTCGTCCGCGCTCACCTCGAGGAGGACGCCGGGAAGTCCCTGCACGAGAACCCGTTTCCCGACGTGCCGGACACCGTCACGCTCGTCGAATGGAATCGCGCCGGCGTCCCGCTCCTCGAGATCGTGTCGGAGCCGGATCTGCGCTCCGCGGCCGAGGCGATGGCGTATCTCACCGAGCTGCGCCGGCTGCTGCGCACGCTCTCGATCTCCGAGGCGAACATGGAGGAGGGGAACCTCCGCTGCGACGCGAACGTCTCGGTCCGGGATTCCGAGTCGGATCCGCTGGGAACGCGCGTCGAGATCAAGAACATGAATTCGATCCGCAACGTGGGACGCGCGATCGAGCACGAGATCGAGCGGCAGGCGGATCGGCGCGCCGCGGGGGGGAGGATCGTCCAGGAAACCCGGCTCTTCGACGCGGCGAGCGGCGAGACCCGGGTGATGCGGAGCAAGGAAGAGGCGCACGATTACCGGTATTTCCCCGAGCCGGATCTCGGCGCGCTCGTGATCCCGGAGGCGTGGATCGCGGAGGTCCGCTCGACGCTTCGCGAGACCCCGAGGGAGAAGCGACGGCGCTTCCGGACCATCTACGCGCTCTCCGCGGCGGACGCCGAGCTCCTCTCCTCGTCGCGGTCCCTGGCCGAGTACTTCGAGACCGTGGCCGCCTCGGTCGCGCCCCGGCTGGCCGCCTCGTGGGTGACCGGCGAGGTGCTTCGCTGGATGAAGGATCAGAAGCTGTCGCTCGAGGAAACGGAGCGATTCTCGGTGCCGCCTTCGGCGCTCGCCGAGCTCCTCGAGTTCGTCGCCTCGGGAGAGCTCTCCGTCTCGGCGGCGAAGGTCGTCTTCGAGGAGATGGCGCGCTCGGGCCGGCGCGCCCCGGATGTCGTGCGCGAGAAGGGGCTGACGCGGGTCTCGGACGAATCGTCCCTCTCGGCCGCGATCGAGGCGGTGCTCCGCGACAATCCCGCCCAGGTCGCGCAGTATCGCGCCGGAAAGACGGCGACGTTCGGATGGTTCGTCGGTCAGGCGATGAAGGCGACGGGCGGCCGCGCCGATCCGGAGACGCTCCGGCGGCTGCTCAAGGAACGGCTCTAG
- a CDS encoding permease-like cell division protein FtsX, translated as MIRVAVRHAFAEAWSIARSGPGLTVVAVGLISVALYIPGIVLLLTQNVARLASSAEEPASIVATLLPSADARALANAIAAAPEVARVRIVGPAAARRRFETTFPDLKEPLGKLEGMEFPASLEVVLAPSAASRGSAIASEIARRPGIEQVQEEAPFEIRFRDFLSVVRRAAFALGALLCGAAVLSVASAVRLALDQHRDEIDIMRLMGATETKIRTPFWLHGALAGGAGGVAALLLLGATYLAAGRSLAASPHPLLSVFWVRFFSPKMAALFPLVGAAAGFVGAALSVGKARL; from the coding sequence GTGATCCGCGTCGCCGTCCGCCACGCGTTCGCCGAGGCCTGGTCGATCGCCCGGAGCGGACCGGGCCTGACCGTCGTCGCGGTCGGCCTGATCTCGGTCGCGCTCTACATCCCCGGGATCGTCCTGCTCCTGACGCAGAACGTGGCGCGGCTCGCCTCCTCGGCGGAGGAACCGGCGTCGATCGTCGCGACGCTCCTTCCGTCGGCCGACGCGCGCGCTCTCGCGAACGCGATCGCGGCCGCCCCAGAGGTCGCGCGCGTCCGGATCGTCGGACCGGCCGCCGCGCGACGCCGGTTCGAGACGACGTTCCCGGACCTCAAGGAGCCCCTCGGAAAGCTCGAGGGGATGGAATTCCCCGCGTCGCTCGAGGTGGTGCTGGCGCCCTCCGCCGCTTCCCGCGGGAGCGCGATCGCGAGCGAGATCGCCCGGCGCCCGGGAATCGAGCAGGTGCAGGAGGAGGCGCCGTTCGAGATCCGCTTCCGGGACTTCCTCTCGGTCGTGCGCCGCGCGGCGTTCGCGCTCGGCGCGCTCCTTTGCGGGGCGGCGGTGCTCTCGGTCGCGTCGGCCGTGCGGCTCGCCCTCGACCAGCACCGCGACGAGATCGACATCATGCGGTTGATGGGGGCGACGGAGACGAAGATCCGGACGCCGTTCTGGCTGCACGGAGCCCTCGCCGGCGGGGCCGGAGGCGTCGCGGCGCTCCTTCTCCTCGGGGCGACCTACCTCGCCGCCGGACGAAGCCTGGCGGCGTCGCCGCATCCGCTGCTGTCGGTCTTCTGGGTCAGGTTCTTTTCGCCGAAGATGGCGGCGCTGTTTCCCCTCGTGGGAGCGGCGGCGGGGTTTGTGGGCGCGGCCCTCTCCGTGGGAAAGGCGCGACTTTAG